The Streptococcus parasanguinis genomic sequence AGGAAGAAGTAGCACGTGCAGTCGGTGTTGGTGCCGTTAAGTTCTACGACTTGAAGACAGATCGTCGCAACGGGTATGACTTTGACCTTGAAGCCATGGTATCCTTCGAAGGGGAAACTGGACCATACGTTCAATACGCATACGCACGTATCCAATCCATCCTTCGCAAAGCCAACTTCACTCCATCTGCAGATGCAACATACAGCTTGAACGACCCTGAAAGCTGGGAAATCATCAAACTTCTCCAAGACTTTGCTCGTGTCGTGAAACGTGCTGCTGAAAACTATGACCCATCCTTGATTGCTAAATATGCGATCAACTTGGCTCAAGCCTTCAACAAGTACTATGCTCACACTCGTATCTTGGATGAAAGCCCAGAACGCGATAGCCGCCTTGCTCTTAGCTACTCAACAGCAGTTGTTTTGAAAGAAGCGCTTCGTCTATTGGGTGTCGAAGCACCTGAGAAAATGTAATATCTTATCTAATGATTGATAAGTAGAACATCTCTTATGGGAGTGAGAGGAGAAACTAAATGAGATTCAATTTAGTTCTTTCTCACTCCTTTTCTCATGCCCAATGCCCTTCATTCTCTACATTTTCAGATCCTTTATATACAGGAGAAATCTATGAATCAAACCGTTTACATCTTAATCCTCATCAGTTTAGTGGTCCTCTTTTTATTTAACAAGTACGAAAGAGAAAAACTACAACGGCTCTTACAAGAGCAACTCTTGAAAGATCAAGCTTTCAAAGATAGCATCAAGGAAAAAATCCAAGAGACCGACAATATCAACGATGTCATCCATGCCATCAATAAAGACTATCGATTGGGACTCCTACTTGCTAAAGAAATCACAGAAGAATTAAAATAAGCCATAGAAGAGGAGTCATATAAAATGTGACTCCTCTTCTATTCAGTCGCAACAAATAAGAGGCTGGGACAAAAGTCCTAGCCTCTCAATTATTTTTGGATTGTCGAGCAAGACGCAGTGGTTGAGTGGGCTCTACTACGCTGATTTCATCAGCTTTTACAGCCCTACTCAACTGTGCGGAGGTGGGACGACGAAATCGAATTCTAACGAATTACCGATTTCTGTCCCACTCTCTTTATTTTAAAGATGATACAAATCTTCTACAATGGCGGCTACTTTTTTAATATCTCCCAACATCCCCCGCATTTCAAAATCGGCTAACATAGGGAAACCAAAGCGTTGGCTGTATTGCTTAGCGGTTAAACAATATTGATTGTTAAAATTCCGATTGCCTGATCCAACCACTCCTAAGCACTTGCTGGCGTTGCCTCCGTAAGCAATAAAATC encodes the following:
- a CDS encoding MarR family transcriptional regulator, producing the protein MNQTVYILILISLVVLFLFNKYEREKLQRLLQEQLLKDQAFKDSIKEKIQETDNINDVIHAINKDYRLGLLLAKEITEELK